From Chryseobacterium salivictor, a single genomic window includes:
- the rpmF gene encoding 50S ribosomal protein L32, which produces MAHPKRRQSSTRRDKRRTHYKAVVPQLAKDATSGEMHLYHRAHWHEGKLYYRGKVVIEKEVETAEEN; this is translated from the coding sequence ATGGCACATCCAAAGAGAAGACAATCGTCAACAAGAAGAGATAAAAGAAGAACACACTACAAAGCAGTAGTTCCTCAATTGGCAAAAGATGCAACATCAGGTGAAATGCACTTGTATCACAGAGCACACTGGCATGAAGGTAAATTATACTACAGAGGGAAAGTAGTAATAGAAAAAGAAGTAGAAACTGCAGAAGAGAATTAG
- the accB gene encoding acetyl-CoA carboxylase biotin carboxyl carrier protein: MDIKDIQNLIKFVSKAEVSEVKYKTKDFEITIKTPLAGSEMNYMGSPAVYHTAPQQAPASAPVAAVVAAPSAPLEDDSKFITIKSPMIGTFYRKPAPDKDLFVNVGDEVTEGKVVCVIEAMKLFNQIESEVSGKIVKVLVDDATPVEYDQPLFLVDPS, encoded by the coding sequence ATGGACATTAAAGACATCCAAAATCTTATAAAATTTGTTTCTAAAGCTGAGGTTTCAGAAGTAAAATACAAAACTAAAGATTTCGAAATCACCATTAAAACTCCGCTTGCAGGAAGCGAAATGAATTATATGGGTTCACCTGCAGTTTATCACACTGCGCCGCAGCAAGCGCCTGCTTCAGCACCAGTTGCTGCAGTTGTTGCTGCACCATCTGCACCGTTGGAAGACGACAGTAAATTTATTACCATCAAATCGCCAATGATTGGCACGTTCTACAGAAAGCCAGCTCCAGACAAGGATCTATTTGTAAATGTGGGGGACGAAGTTACTGAAGGAAAAGTAGTTTGTGTCATTGAAGCAATGAAATTATTCAACCAAATCGAATCTGAAGTTTCCGGGAAAATAGTGAAAGTTCTGGTAGACGATGCAACTCCTGTAGAATACGATCAACCGCTATTTTTAGTTGATCCTTCTTAA